GCAGTTCATAAGTTATGCACAAAGCATTTGCTTTGAACCAAGACTTCATCCAGAGATTAGGAAGGGAGTGGAAAATAATGATTTGAATGAAACTGATGATTTAATCAACTCCAGTTGTAACAGTACCTTCTAAAATGCTTGTCATTCATCAAGACTTAATGTTTTCCTTCTAAGATATGGAGCATTAGTTATACCAGTGGCATACGTATCACTGCCAGATAGTATGGCACTCTTAAACTGAGGGTAAGTATGCTGGAAAGCCAACGAGGGACTAAAGAGCCCAAGGACTAAATTTAATTTGGCTTTGACTAACGTTGCCACTGGTATCCAAGGCTGAACTGGTCTTTGAATCATATGAACGGCTCTCTCATGCAGAATATCCTGCAGTGAATAACCCATGCGATTTTTGAACTGGGGTGCTAAAAAGTGTCCCAACATCCTTTGCAGAGCCCTTCTGCAAATGACATTGCGGTTCACCTTGTATCCAGGCTCATCTCAAGGGAGGAAGAAGGACAGAAGTATTGCAGAGCTATGGCTGGAGGGTTGGAGCCTCAGCGCTAATTTTGCAGTATCTAAACCCTCGGTGTCTTGCTGCCTTCTGAGTTCTCCTTCAGCCCAAAGAAAGAGGATCTCTAAGTGGGGTGACACCAGCACAGGCATGTAAGAGATGAGGAGCTGATGTCTCCATAGTGGCTTGGCCAGGAGCCACCTCCTGTAATGTTTTCTTACCCGTGAACAAGCAGCTGCAACCATGGGCAGAATTTTCAGAGCTAGAGTAAAAGAGCGAGGTAAACCTCAGGTTTCCTTCTCCTGGATGAACATACTGAGTTATTGTGAGGTACAAGGAAAGACTGACACACTGGCTTGTGTGAAAGCATGGCCAAGACCTTCTTGCCCACTCTGCACTGTTGGCGAGAGGCAGCAACCTTTAGCACAGCTGGGACACAGCAGCATTTCAAGTACTGTTTTGGCAGGCAGCCTGCAGgctttgttgtgttttgtgtgtgtctctctctctgctgtttgTGATTTATTTAAGACACTTTAccttttggttgtattttttaaaacgtacttttaaaaacatgactGTAGAGACGCATATACCTAACTTGTTGAACAGTGCTACAAGGGgcagctgagggaattggggttgtttagcctggagaaaaggaggttcagGGGAGAcattatcactctctacaaccaCCGGAAAGGAGGTTGTGGAGAGGTGGGGGtaggtctcttttcccaagtaacaagcaataggacaagaggaaatggcctcaagttgcagcaggggaggtttagattgaatattaggaaaaatttcttcactgaaaggattgtcaagcattggaacaggctgcccagggaggtggttgagtcaccagccctggaggtatttaagtgTAGATGTGGTactgagggacatggtttagtggtgggcttggcagtgttaggttaacagttggactcgatgatcttaaaggtcttttccaacctaaatgattttatgattctatgattatgagGAGTACAGAACAGGCATAGCTTTAAAACACAGGCCGGCTCTCTATTAGAGCTGCAGCAGGTCCATGTCAAAAAGGATCTGGTCAAGAACGTCCCCGTGCTACCGCCCAAGCCAGTGTTTGACAGAAATGTGTTAATTTGTGATGGCTCAAAGACCACAGCCAGCTGCCCTCATTCAGCTCTTCACACACAAGactaatgtttaaaaatatgttgaaaaatgtttaaatactcttgttaaaaatatgttgaaaaaatGTGTTGTTACAGCTTCACTACCACCTTCCTAGAAAGTCGTGTTAGTTCACTCCTGGTGCAGTTCCCATGATCGACCTCAGGCCTGGCATCCCCAATCCTGCCCTTGCCAGGAGGAACTGCCACAAAGGTGCTTACCTGGCCTGTGGTATGCTGGTCAGGGCATTAAATCAGTAGAAAGTTAAGCCAGCATGCAGGAGTGGGAATCAGTGGTTTTCTGTTGTTTAGTGCCTGAGCTGGTTAGCGAGGGTCAGCTGGAGTTGTGGGGGTAGAAGGGACTGGGAAGGTGGCCAGAGCTGAGCACcgagggcagcagggctgccctTTTCAGGGGCTTTCTGCCGTAAGATCAAGGCAGCCGTAGACAGCACTGAGGAGCACACCACGTCAGGCACAGCGGTGCTGGACCTTCATCTTccacattttcttaacccaagaACTATCCCTTAGTTCATCTACTCTGACCAAGTTTGTTCCAATTGGCAGAGAAAGCTCTTCTTGCATGCaaaaagtgcaaaaaaaccccctgtaAATCTGTGTGGTGCTAAAGACAGGAAGGCTCTAAATGATCACTTCTGGTCAAAGTACAGGCTctgcttcagagctgcagaggagtCAAACTAAAACTGGTGACATCCCTTCTCCTACAACACGGACTTCAAACCACAATAAGGATACACGCCAAACATGCCAGCGGTACCGTGGCCAGAGGATCGGAGTTAGGGTGCTGTTCTGCAGGTGACACATGAACTACAAGCGGCCTGCCTTTGCCTGCTGTCCGTACTACACAAGGCTGATGAGTACTGAGTTTGGACAGTTTTCCTTGCTTCTGTCCTCCTGGCGTTACAGAGCACTGGAACTTACTCTAAGGACTGTTGCTACAACTCATGGAGAAACGTCCCTTCTGGGAAGGCAGAACGCCACAGGTTTTCTTTGCCAACTCCTGGATCGTAAAGTTTTCTATAGATAATACAAAAGGCGGCGACTAGTGGAACTGAGGCTAAAGCTCTTGAAGCTGTTCAAACACCAGCATGCTCTGTATGGCAAGTTAGCCAGCACCAATCTCCTTGTTACCACCTGTCAGCTACTTAGGTAAGAGTTAAATCTAATGTCATCATTCACAACCACCTCTTTCACTTTACACTAGCCATATCTTGCTGCGGAAGGGCAGGTATGCAAGAAATTCCTGTCCTACCCTTCTAACAAGTCACTAGTGTTCACTTGCTGTCAAACAGCTTCTgtgaaaagctgtgttttttctgtACAGCTTCGCTCTGAACAGTACAAATACACTGCTCAACTTGCAAAATCCAGGATCTGCAGGGCAAAGTATCAGTGCTGAGAGGTGGCCAAGGGTCAAATCTTTTCCTCATGGACTCCAGGAgcatcacagaagaaaattacGGTAATGCTCACAGCATGAAAAACAGCTGCATTCAAATTTCACAGACAATTAGGTCTTTCTCTACTATCATTCATCTGGCAATTTTTTACAGAAGTTCCCTTCTCAAGGCTGGGCTGAGAACGATGCCAGGCTGAGACACTTTCATCTTCTGCATAAAAGACAAAGTTTATTTCTTGTCTCAGTTACTTACAAAATAATAATACTATATTCACTTGGGTCACAAACAGTTGAGAAAGCCCGTAAAACTGTAACATTGTATTTTTAAAGCCTGTACAAGGAAAAACATTGCCTGTCTTTCACATTTAACTCTGACAAAGATAAAGGAAGGCCCAATCTTAGTTCCTGATTCAAAATACTCATTTAAGGCTTTAGGCCTTCGGACAAAAATTTATACTGATAAATTCATATGAATTTGTGCTGTGCAATCACACTTCCActgtgttattttcctttttttacaatGGCAAACAGAgctggttttaaaatattatactCCAGATGGATTGCTGCCATTAATACAGTAATATGTTCTCTGCATATACACATTCTCACATGCTTAAGAGCACACGAAGAGCACACAATATTGCTTTACCTCTCCCTTCACCTCTCTCGCATGGCTCCTCTAAACATGATTAGAGATGTGAGACACTTTGGATGaactcaaaaagaaaacacacacctTGTCCACAAACTCAGCAATACCATAGTCTACGCCCACACGCTTTTCCTCAGTCTGCCTGATGAACTCTCATTTCTCATATTCATAGTATTTTAAGCAGACTgtacctgcaaaaaaaaaaaaaaagttgctgaaatTCTGACAGGTGAGGTTTCATCTTCTTTTCATCCCCTCCTGGTATACAGCTTCCCTTTCACAACAATTACTGTTTTGTTATGCttgggagttaaaaaaaaaataaaaatcttaacagATTGCTTTTTTAGCCTGTCCTATAGTCTACGACTTTCTGACTATCAGCACTTCCACACATAATGGGTTAAAGCAACAAAACCGCCATGATGCAGTTTCACAGTGTGGTGTTTTCAGAGTGTCTTCCAGCTGCCAGTGCTCAGCTTTCAATTGCTTTTTTGGCACTTAACAACCAGCTCACACAGTCAGTCGGTTGGGGCTGtatttgtgtgtctgtctctTAGCTTCACTGTGGCACTTTCTGCAGGACTGGAGCAAATACTGTTTCCTTCTTGCAGTCAAGTTCTTGTGCTGGCTGGGCTCAGCAGCTATCTCCAGTGTATCAGGCCTGCTGAAAGGGAAGGGGGACTTCCTTTCCCTGTGGAGCTCTCACTGCTTGCAGATCAGATCACCAAATCAGAGCTCACACAATGGAGGAGAAATTACTCTGTGGCTCACGCAGTCCCATTTCCTGGTAGTCTGGCTGCAAAGGGCTCCAAGCGCCTGGGCTCCCCGCTTTTCCTCAGGGAAACAGCTCCAGGGCCGAATGCCTCCATCCCGGACTCCCATCCCTTCAGAGGCTGGTGTCAACGGTGTCCGCTTTGGCCTGCAAGGTGGCCTCAGAGACGGTGTCTGGTTGCCCATCCCGACAGAAGAGTACAGCGGGGTTCTTGCAGGCCCACATGGCCACCTCTCCCCCACTCgctgggctggaggaggacgGGGCGCTGCCTGGGGGGCCACTGTGCCGATTGACGTAGCGCTCCCGGACACGATCAGCCCGGCTTCGGGGCTCCAGCTGGCGGCCCGGGACCGAGAGGTAGGCCGCCACGTTGTTCCTAGTCCGGTAGCCGCCCTCACGGCTTCGCCGCAGCAGCACAGAGATGTTGGGGTTGCGGGCAGCGTAGATGAGAGGGTTGATGGCACCGTTGGCCCAGGCCATCCCACTGGCCACAGCATCCATGGTGGGTGAGAAGGGCAGGTGGCCGGCAGCAGCGGCCAGCCCCAGGATGCAGTAGGGCCCCCAGCAGCAGATGATGGAGACAATCATGATGAGGACAGTGGTGGCCGTGCGCATCTCCCCGTAGGCCCGCAGCAGGTGCCCGTAGGTGGTGAGGGGCCGCACGCGGCTCTCGGCCAGCCGCACGGCccggcagatgttgtagtggcaGAAGCACATGAGGGCGAAGGGCAGGAGGTAGCAGAGCACGATGAGGGCCGCGCCGTAGGGCGGCCCCAGCCGGGACGAGCCCCAGGGCAGCACGTAGACACAGCGGTAGGCCCCGGGCCGGGCCTCCCGCTGCCCCTCGCCCGCCAGCCCGTACCAGGGTCCggccagggccagggcagccaGCCAGACGGCGGCCAGGAGCTGGGCGGCACGGCGGCGGCCCATCTTGTGCCGGGGCTGGCGGACGATGGCGCAGTAGCGGTCGAAGGAGAGGAGGGCCATGGTGAGGGTGGCGGCGATGCCCAGCCCGGCGTGGAGGGCGGCGCTGGCCAGGCAAAGGCGCTGCCCGAAGAGCCAGGCGCCGGGCGGGCGGCTGAGCAGGCTGAGGAAggccaggggcaggcagagcagggcgCCCAGCAGCTCCGACAGCGACAGGGACAGCACGAAGGCGTTGGTGACCGTGCGGAGCTGCCGGTGCCAGGCGATCACCAGCACCACCGCCCCGTTGCCCAGCGCCGACAGGGCGAAGATGAGCAGCAGCGCCAGCGCCTGCGAGGCCAGCGCCGCCGCCGACcaccccgccgccgctcccgccgccgccccgccgctctcattgccgccgccgccgccgccgcgggagaGGTTGCCCGGCACGGCCGCCGCCGGCTCCATGCGCAGCCTCatgccccggcccccgccgcggccgccgaggcgctgcccgcccgccgcgctccccgcccgcgccgcgccgccggccccgccagCCGCTGACGTCGCGGCCGGTCGCCGTTGCCAGGGAaaccggcccggcccggctcgccCCGCGGCCcaggggcggggagcggcgccccCACAGCCGAACAGCCGGGCCGGGGGAACCGCGGCCGACACGGctgagctggggacagggacccccccctCAGCGCACACCGGCATCATACCCATCCCGGAGTCGGGGAtgcgccccgcgcccccccccccccctccaccccctcatCTCACGGGGCCTCTCTCCCCTCATGGCCCTGCAGCCGatcacagcccctctcccctcatggcccctctcccctcacagccctgcagcccatCATGAAGGGGCAGGGGCCGGCTACCCCCAGACGCTCCAGCGGAGTCTCTCCAGGCAGGGGTCTCACAAGCTGAGGGGTTGAGCGGTCAGGCCAGGGCCTCCCACATGGGCAGCAGGACCCTGTGCCCACCCCTCTCAGCCACGCTGGAGCTGCCTGCACCTACATGAAAAATTTCTTAAGGATGGGGATAGTGAATAGATAATGAAGGCTGTGACCCAATTAATGGCTGAAGAGCTTCCGGCCTTTCTGTGCTGGGTTTCATGACTTGCTGCCCCAGCTCTTCACCAGGAGCCAGGCTGGTGGACTGATCACAAAGAAGATGCCCAGAAGCTTGAAAAACACGGAGGAGTTTGCTCCAAGCACGGAGGAAGTGTGTCACTTCTTGCTCTCCCAGACCAGAGGCTGTATGGGATTTATCTGGGGGTTACAGGAAAGCTGGAAGCAAGAGCCCCAGACGTCAACCTAAAAACCCTCTGTTGGCAGCACAGCCATTCTCTGaatgagatttttgttttttcccattcCAAAGTTATAATTTTCAAGTTGACAGAAGAAATTCCTCCCAGGCTTTTCTATGCCAACCTTTTCCAAGCTCTCCAGCATGACTTGCTTCCTTCTGCTGCATGAGCTACCGAGAGATGATCATTctcatgtttcattttaatgaGGCACGCTCCCACAAGTGTCTTCAATAAACGAACACCATTTTGTCCAGAGACACAGGGGAAATCACAGGCCATGAGTGGTCTGAAGCTCTGCTTCTGCAACTGCAAATGCTTGCCTACAACCCagggcttggtttgttttttccaccAGCAATCTTCCCTCGAGGGACTCTGGCAAAGCAAGCATTGACTGCACTCTGCTGTGCAAGCTGCCCCCGGACTGAGACAGAATCATCAGTAAATAATTATCAAGCAAAGGTCATAATGGCTCAGACCTTCGAATACAGCGGCTCCTGTTGAAAGTTAACCACGGGGTATGTGAGCCAATGGTCCAAGACAAGCAAGAGAAGAAGGTCTAGGGAAGCAGCGTGGATTGGACAGCAGCGGGGACAGTGGCAAGCTCTGACGCAGGAGGGCTCTGGCAGGGCCGATGCGACTAAGGGGGTGTCTGGACAGGCCTGAGCAGGGAAGCTGGGGCACGAGACCAGGCAGCACAGTCAGCTGAACAGGAGGcatggaggaagagcaggcaaCTCAAACCAACAGCTGTGACACACTCGGCAGACTCCTGGAAATAAGCTCTTGGAGTGAAAACTTGAGGATAAAGGCAGTGTTTTCAGCTGGCGTTTAATAGGAATCTGGCTTTGAAATTAGTAATTTGCAGATGTAGAGAAGGCACGTACATTTGAAGACAGCTCTCCAAGATTAGCTCCATTTTCTGTGAataattactggaaaaaaaaaaaaaagaaaaagattatggCTTCTCAGAGCAGCCCATATATGCTAATCACATTACACCCAATATGCTAATCACAACAGGGGAACACGGCCTGTTATCTTGGAACATGGGCCATGCTGCCACACCACCAAAGGCTGTTCCTGTTGCTCTGGCATATTGCAACGAGTCATGTGGAGAAGCAGAATAGAAACACATGGGTAGAAGAGAAGCACAGCACCATTGCTGAGGCTGCTACTGCCCAGTGCCTCAGGTCACTTGAAGAAGAAGCCATATTTCAGCAGGTCCTCCTCTTCGACAGTGAAGGTGGCTGTACCGGTGTAAAAGGCTTCTCCTGAGACTTCCACGATGACAGCATTGTAGTCCCCAAACTTGGCTTCCTGCAGAGGGACTTAGGATCAGGACAGAAGCACAGGAGGTTCTCCACTCTCTCAGCCCCACAAAATGCCAGTGCAGCCTAGAACTTATGCAGAGAGACCCCTCACCGAGTactctgccctgcccagcaccttTTACCGCCTGCACGGGCTCCACATCTGCACAACTGCTGCTGCCCCCGCTCTGAGCTCACAAGCCCCTGCACTGCGACAGCGTGGCTTTGCCTCAAAGAAAGCTGACAAGCTGGTGGCCGCTTGCACCCAAAGACCAAGAGCTCCCTGGGGCCTGTCCAAACCTTCACAGCCATGTGCTGCTGGATCCcatggggccagggctgggcctgGAAACCCAGATGCACAGACCCAGCTTCTACACCTCCGAACAACACGCTCAGCCTTTGAGCAGGGAAGAGGGGATTAAGCCAGGAATCCACCCTTAGCTGCCACTGAGAACAGACCAGACTGATTTATCTACATGAGCACTGGAGATATTTCTCAC
The sequence above is drawn from the Strix aluco isolate bStrAlu1 chromosome 4, bStrAlu1.hap1, whole genome shotgun sequence genome and encodes:
- the GPR135 gene encoding G-protein coupled receptor 135, whose protein sequence is MRLRMEPAAAVPGNLSRGGGGGGNESGGAAAGAAAGWSAAALASQALALLLIFALSALGNGAVVLVIAWHRQLRTVTNAFVLSLSLSELLGALLCLPLAFLSLLSRPPGAWLFGQRLCLASAALHAGLGIAATLTMALLSFDRYCAIVRQPRHKMGRRRAAQLLAAVWLAALALAGPWYGLAGEGQREARPGAYRCVYVLPWGSSRLGPPYGAALIVLCYLLPFALMCFCHYNICRAVRLAESRVRPLTTYGHLLRAYGEMRTATTVLIMIVSIICCWGPYCILGLAAAAGHLPFSPTMDAVASGMAWANGAINPLIYAARNPNISVLLRRSREGGYRTRNNVAAYLSVPGRQLEPRSRADRVRERYVNRHSGPPGSAPSSSSPASGGEVAMWACKNPAVLFCRDGQPDTVSEATLQAKADTVDTSL